AAAACCTGCCGATACCGCACTGCAGGTTCCCCATGACGCTTTCCCCCACGATTTCGGTTTTCGGATCCTTCTTCCCCACCTGGCTGCTGCTCGTCGTCCTGGGCATCGTGTTTGCGCTGGTGGTGCGACTGGTTTGCACGCTGACGAAGTGGCATGAGGCCCTGCCCGTTCCCGTCCTCTTCTATGCCGCATGCGCGGGCATCTTCGTTTTCGGCGCGTATCTCGCATGCCTGGCATGAAGGCAGGACACCGCGCCGGCTGGGCCGCGACGATCATCGCCATCGTGCTTGTGCTAGCGCTGTTTGGACTCGTCTTAAGCCGGCTCGCGGCGCGGCCACGTACGCATGTCGCCTCGCTATACGCCGAGAGCACCGCCGTCGCCCCCGAGGTCACGGGACGCCTGTCCGCCCTCCTCGTCCACGAGAACCAACGCGTTCACGCAGGGGAA
Above is a genomic segment from Luteibacter aegosomatissinici containing:
- a CDS encoding YtcA family lipoprotein; the protein is MTLSPTISVFGSFFPTWLLLVVLGIVFALVVRLVCTLTKWHEALPVPVLFYAACAGIFVFGAYLACLA